Proteins encoded within one genomic window of Lysinibacillus louembei:
- a CDS encoding undecaprenyldiphospho-muramoylpentapeptide beta-N-acetylglucosaminyltransferase, whose protein sequence is MKQQTIILTGGGTAGHVSLNEAIIPSLIKEGYEVHYIGSYDGIEKELIGNNFPEITYHSISSGKLRRYFSVKNFTDPFRVLYGISQAFAIIRKVKPAVIFSKGGFVSVPVVMAAKLANVPVVVHESDVTPGLANKLALPFASHIFTVFKETMQHLPNDKATCTGSIIRQQLFEGSREKGLALCHFEQTSKKVLLVMGGSLGSVVLNEALRMNLTDLLVDYNIIHLCGKGNVDTSLTALQGYKQFEYVTTELPDLLHAADYIVSRAGSNSIFEFLALRKPMLLIPLSASKSRGDQILNANLFKKQKFAHVLEEEALTKQSFSEALRYLVAHENEMIDAMADAERPKTPDEMVVLITQYGNN, encoded by the coding sequence GTGAAACAACAAACAATTATTTTAACAGGTGGAGGAACCGCAGGGCATGTGTCGCTGAATGAGGCCATTATTCCTTCGTTAATAAAAGAAGGATATGAAGTTCATTATATTGGTTCTTATGATGGCATAGAAAAGGAATTAATCGGCAATAATTTCCCTGAAATAACGTATCATAGCATTTCAAGTGGGAAATTGCGTCGCTATTTTTCTGTCAAAAACTTTACAGATCCATTTCGCGTTTTATATGGTATTAGCCAAGCTTTTGCCATTATTCGCAAAGTAAAGCCCGCAGTTATTTTTTCAAAAGGAGGCTTTGTATCGGTTCCTGTTGTTATGGCAGCGAAATTAGCGAATGTACCTGTCGTTGTGCACGAATCGGACGTAACACCAGGCTTAGCAAACAAGCTAGCATTGCCATTTGCCTCACATATTTTCACTGTATTTAAAGAGACAATGCAGCATTTACCAAATGACAAGGCGACATGCACAGGCTCCATTATTCGCCAGCAATTATTTGAAGGGTCACGAGAAAAAGGCTTAGCGTTATGCCACTTCGAGCAAACGTCCAAAAAAGTATTGCTTGTGATGGGGGGGAGCTTAGGTTCCGTTGTGTTAAATGAGGCATTACGCATGAATTTAACCGATTTGCTAGTGGACTACAATATTATTCATTTATGCGGAAAAGGCAATGTAGATACATCATTAACTGCCTTACAAGGCTACAAGCAATTTGAATATGTGACAACAGAGCTGCCTGATTTACTGCATGCCGCAGATTATATTGTATCACGTGCTGGCTCTAACTCTATTTTTGAATTTCTTGCGCTACGCAAGCCGATGCTGCTCATTCCATTATCAGCTAGCAAAAGCCGTGGTGACCAAATTTTAAATGCTAATTTATTTAAAAAGCAGAAGTTTGCCCATGTGCTGGAGGAGGAGGCTTTAACAAAGCAATCGTTCAGCGAGGCATTGCGTTACCTTGTAGCACATGAAAATGAAATGATTGATGCCATGGCTGATGCGGAGCGCCCGAAAACGCCTGATGAAATGGTCGTGCTCATTACACAATACGGAAACAATTGA
- a CDS encoding CAP domain-containing protein, which translates to MKKTLTAVFATFLLAAPIQMASASANVSEGKQVPSKEATNCQVVYKWSNHKWQIIMPKQQGNKWSNKVPTPPVVEKPSVPTTPPVVEKPSVPTTPPATEKPSAPVNSSVSAFEQEVVKLTNAERTKAGLAPFKMDDQLMAAAREKSQDMQSKKYFSHTSPTFGSPFDRMKALGITYKSAGENIAQGQRTPQEVVKAWMDSPGHRANILNAQFTHIGVGYVANGNYWTQQFIQK; encoded by the coding sequence ATGAAAAAAACATTAACAGCCGTTTTTGCAACTTTTTTATTAGCAGCACCAATTCAAATGGCGTCTGCATCAGCAAATGTTTCTGAAGGGAAACAAGTACCATCGAAGGAAGCAACAAATTGTCAAGTCGTATATAAATGGTCAAATCATAAATGGCAAATCATTATGCCAAAACAACAAGGAAACAAATGGTCAAACAAGGTGCCAACACCGCCTGTAGTAGAAAAGCCATCTGTTCCGACAACACCACCGGTAGTGGAAAAACCATCTGTTCCAACAACACCACCGGCCACAGAAAAGCCATCTGCTCCAGTAAATTCAAGCGTTAGTGCCTTTGAACAAGAGGTTGTCAAGTTAACGAACGCTGAACGTACAAAAGCAGGCTTAGCACCATTTAAAATGGATGATCAGCTGATGGCAGCAGCACGTGAAAAATCGCAGGACATGCAAAGCAAAAAATATTTTTCACATACGAGCCCAACATTCGGTTCACCATTTGACCGTATGAAAGCACTTGGTATTACGTATAAAAGTGCAGGAGAAAACATTGCACAAGGGCAACGCACACCGCAAGAAGTCGTGAAGGCTTGGATGGATTCACCAGGTCACCGTGCCAATATTTTAAATGCACAATTTACGCATATTGGTGTTGGTTATGTAGCAAACGGTAACTACTGGACACAACAATTTATTCAAAAATAA
- a CDS encoding GNAT family N-acetyltransferase — protein sequence MLKHRDVHEATELYQLLSHPSVFPYVRQKATSAEEYLFMTKQLIEEEDAGMTISRTIVDEWGQPIGTISLYDIQDGAGFLGTWIGQPFQGKGYNQKAKLLFLQELFFKYDFHTVFLRIRQENSRSKAAALKLPYVACAKDTHPALLEQINRGEAQFDLFSISKDLFYLTTAHVQMDAEEQAM from the coding sequence ATGCTGAAACACCGTGATGTACATGAAGCAACTGAACTTTACCAACTATTGAGCCATCCATCTGTTTTTCCTTACGTTCGCCAAAAAGCAACATCCGCTGAAGAATATTTATTTATGACAAAGCAACTAATCGAAGAAGAAGACGCTGGCATGACCATTTCGCGTACAATTGTCGATGAATGGGGACAGCCAATCGGAACAATTAGCCTCTATGATATTCAAGACGGTGCAGGCTTTCTTGGTACTTGGATTGGTCAGCCGTTTCAAGGAAAGGGCTATAATCAAAAAGCAAAGTTATTGTTTTTACAGGAGCTTTTTTTCAAATATGATTTCCATACTGTGTTTTTACGCATCCGCCAAGAAAATAGTCGTTCCAAAGCCGCTGCGTTGAAGCTACCCTATGTAGCTTGTGCAAAGGACACACATCCTGCTCTTTTAGAGCAAATTAATCGCGGAGAGGCTCAGTTTGATTTATTCAGCATCTCTAAAGACTTATTCTACTTAACAACAGCACATGTACAAATGGATGCTGAGGAACAAGCAATGTAA